A single genomic interval of Syntrophales bacterium harbors:
- the rsmH gene encoding 16S rRNA (cytosine(1402)-N(4))-methyltransferase RsmH, which translates to MGGTFHRAAMVDKAVESLMVKPGGIYVDGTLGGGGHAGEILRRSAPDGILIGIDRDDEALDESRRVLASFGERAVLMKGNFSRIKEIIARSVPAGVDGILLDLGVSSHQLVTASRGFSFSLDGPLDMRMNGQDSFTAGDLVNTCPEERLKEIIREYGEEKQAGRIARAIVEARRRSPITTTGQCAALVSKALGSRARTAKIHPATKTFQALRIAVNKELENLEAAVRGGIEMLKPGGRFTVISFHSLEDRIVKNLFREAATECSCPPHFPLCVCRKKKTVTVITGRPVRPDPGETEQNPRARSARLRTVEKV; encoded by the coding sequence ATGGGTGGAACCTTCCACAGAGCCGCCATGGTGGACAAGGCGGTGGAATCACTCATGGTGAAGCCTGGTGGAATCTACGTGGACGGAACCCTCGGGGGAGGCGGACACGCCGGGGAAATTTTGAGGAGGTCGGCCCCTGACGGAATTCTGATCGGCATTGACCGCGATGACGAGGCTCTCGATGAATCCCGGAGGGTTCTTGCGTCCTTCGGCGAACGGGCGGTTCTGATGAAAGGTAATTTTTCCAGAATAAAGGAAATAATTGCCCGATCGGTCCCTGCCGGGGTGGATGGAATCCTGCTGGATCTCGGGGTTTCTTCTCACCAGCTTGTTACGGCTTCACGGGGATTCAGCTTCAGCCTCGACGGTCCTCTGGACATGCGCATGAATGGACAGGATTCGTTTACCGCCGGTGATCTTGTCAATACCTGTCCGGAAGAACGGCTGAAGGAGATAATCAGGGAATACGGCGAGGAGAAACAGGCAGGCCGGATCGCCCGCGCTATTGTCGAGGCCAGGCGTCGCTCCCCCATTACCACCACAGGCCAATGTGCCGCGTTGGTTTCGAAGGCGCTGGGATCACGGGCGCGGACAGCGAAGATCCATCCCGCCACGAAAACCTTCCAGGCTCTTCGAATCGCCGTGAATAAGGAGTTGGAAAATCTCGAGGCCGCTGTCAGGGGCGGCATAGAGATGTTGAAACCGGGTGGGCGGTTTACGGTCATTTCATTTCATTCTTTAGAAGACAGGATCGTCAAGAACCTTTTCCGGGAAGCCGCGACGGAATGCAGTTGCCCACCCCATTTCCCCCTGTGTGTGTGCCGGAAGAAGAAAACTGTCACCGTCATTACCGGGCGTCCTGTCAGGCCTGACCCGGGTGAAACGGAGCAGAACCCCAGGGCCAGGAGCGCCCGGTTGCGAACGGTTGAAAAGGTATGA
- the fdhD gene encoding formate dehydrogenase accessory sulfurtransferase FdhD produces the protein MKPPFVELPLVHCRNGRGHRVTRPVVRETFLELRLNDEPLVEIACAGIHVEELALGYLKSEGLIDGIDDVAGITVEESPPRVSLTTTDTREAPSPTVSIMSSGAGKRTEHVAAFHTDSGPALSPVQICSLMDRLLEATTIHTITRGTHCSGLAMKGELLCTREDIGRHNTVDMIVGYTLKERIHCGQAALLTTGRISAEIVGKALSQGFPVIISHSVPTSGAVDSARRSGMTLVGYVRNSEFRVYTHESRVIV, from the coding sequence ATGAAGCCTCCATTCGTCGAACTCCCCCTTGTCCACTGCCGCAACGGGAGGGGTCACCGGGTAACGCGGCCTGTCGTGAGGGAAACCTTCCTGGAGCTCCGGCTCAACGATGAGCCCTTGGTGGAAATAGCCTGCGCGGGTATACACGTGGAAGAACTTGCCCTGGGTTACCTGAAATCCGAAGGCCTCATCGACGGCATCGATGATGTTGCCGGCATAACCGTGGAAGAATCGCCCCCCCGGGTCAGTCTCACAACAACGGACACTCGTGAAGCGCCTTCTCCGACCGTGTCGATCATGTCAAGCGGTGCAGGAAAGCGGACAGAACACGTCGCGGCCTTCCACACTGATTCGGGCCCCGCTCTGTCCCCCGTGCAGATTTGTTCTCTCATGGACCGGCTGCTCGAGGCAACGACGATCCACACAATAACGCGGGGAACACATTGCTCAGGTCTCGCCATGAAAGGTGAACTACTGTGTACCCGGGAAGATATCGGAAGACACAACACCGTCGATATGATCGTGGGGTACACGCTCAAAGAGCGTATTCATTGCGGACAGGCCGCGCTCCTCACCACGGGACGGATATCGGCGGAAATAGTCGGGAAAGCGTTGTCCCAGGGTTTTCCCGTTATAATCTCCCACTCGGTGCCGACCTCAGGCGCCGTGGACTCGGCCCGGCGATCGGGAATGACTCTGGTGGGCTACGTCAGAAACAGCGAGTTCCGGGTCTATACGCATGAAAGCAGGGTGATCGTTTGA
- the ruvX gene encoding Holliday junction resolvase RuvX produces the protein MIESTVMTLLGIDYGTRRIGVAVSDDLGITAQALCTIERKTIASDLDRIARITEERGVTSIIIGYPVRSDGREGVECERVRRFAGRLAERCGLPVKTWDERFTTREAEELLLQADMSRKKRKKIIDRVAASLILQGYLDSSRRDTPHNSHEDP, from the coding sequence GTGATAGAAAGTACCGTCATGACACTGCTTGGTATTGATTACGGAACCCGCCGTATCGGCGTGGCCGTCAGCGATGACTTGGGAATAACCGCCCAGGCGTTGTGTACGATTGAGCGAAAAACCATCGCCTCGGACCTGGACAGGATTGCCCGTATTACCGAGGAACGGGGTGTCACTTCCATCATCATCGGATATCCCGTCAGGTCTGATGGCCGGGAAGGCGTCGAGTGCGAGCGGGTCAGGCGGTTTGCCGGGCGCCTGGCAGAACGGTGCGGTCTTCCCGTTAAGACCTGGGACGAACGCTTCACGACGAGGGAAGCGGAGGAACTGCTCCTCCAGGCGGATATGAGCCGAAAAAAAAGAAAAAAAATTATCGATCGGGTGGCGGCGTCCCTCATTCTCCAGGGATATCTGGATTCCTCCCGGCGGGACACGCCGCACAACAGTCATGAAGATCCTTAG
- the mltG gene encoding endolytic transglycosylase MltG, whose protein sequence is MKILRIILVVTVIVLVAALSAASFRMYRYAHNPLNPEIATVTILVPRGATLLHITALLEQEGLMPHPRAFCFLARLKGARDRMKAGEYELAGRATPLDVIGRMTRGEVKVYRVSVPEGFSMYQVAERFSAEGLADVDVFLRHLHDGELLSSLGIEGASAEGYLFPDTYHVTRAKDEEAIIRFMVRRFREEVSPDLVREAETLGLTLNELVTLASIIEKEAGCEDEKSLVSAVFHNRLKKGMRLQSDPTVIYGVEGFEGRIRKTDLERETPYNTYRIRGLPPGPICNPGASSILAALNPAPVDYLYFVSRNDGSHQFSSNLSDHNAAVIKYQIKRQK, encoded by the coding sequence ATGAAGATCCTTAGGATAATCCTGGTAGTGACTGTCATCGTCCTGGTTGCAGCGCTTTCGGCGGCGTCATTCCGGATGTACCGATACGCCCATAACCCCCTCAATCCCGAGATTGCCACGGTAACCATTCTTGTCCCCCGAGGAGCGACGCTCCTCCATATTACCGCCCTGCTGGAACAGGAGGGACTCATGCCTCACCCGAGAGCCTTCTGCTTCCTCGCCCGTTTGAAGGGTGCCCGGGACCGCATGAAGGCCGGCGAGTATGAGCTGGCCGGGCGGGCAACGCCGCTGGATGTGATCGGGAGGATGACCAGGGGCGAGGTCAAGGTGTACCGTGTCTCTGTTCCCGAGGGGTTTTCCATGTATCAGGTGGCAGAACGGTTCTCCGCTGAAGGCCTGGCTGATGTGGATGTCTTTCTGAGGCACCTGCATGACGGCGAACTCCTGTCGTCACTGGGCATCGAAGGAGCGAGCGCCGAGGGGTACCTCTTTCCCGACACGTATCATGTGACGAGGGCAAAGGACGAGGAGGCCATTATACGTTTCATGGTGCGGCGGTTCCGGGAAGAAGTCTCGCCCGACCTGGTCCGGGAAGCGGAGACGCTGGGATTGACCCTGAACGAGTTGGTAACCCTGGCGTCCATAATTGAAAAGGAAGCGGGCTGTGAGGATGAAAAATCACTGGTTTCAGCCGTGTTCCATAACCGCCTGAAAAAAGGCATGCGCCTGCAGAGCGATCCCACCGTCATATACGGCGTCGAAGGCTTCGAGGGGAGAATCAGAAAGACTGATCTGGAGCGGGAAACGCCCTACAACACCTACCGGATACGGGGGCTGCCGCCGGGTCCTATCTGCAACCCCGGTGCATCGTCGATTCTGGCGGCCCTGAACCCCGCGCCTGTTGATTATCTTTACTTTGTCTCGAGAAATGATGGAAGCCATCAATTTTCATCAAATCTGTCCGATCACAATGCCGCTGTTATAAAATACCAGATTAAAAGACAAAAATAA
- a CDS encoding cation-transporting P-type ATPase has product MPLPEVVKEEGEERKWYAEELESVLEELDTSPDSGLSGDEARLRLERFGENRLPEPSERSVLMRFLVQFHNVLIYVLIIAAVITALIDHWIDTWIILGVVIINAVVGFIQEGKAERALEGIKNMLSLKATVLRDGERREVDASGLVPGDIVVIRSGDKVPADMRVIVARNLTIDESSLTGESEDVVKSPGKVSSDAFLGDRTNMAYSGTAVTRGSATGVVTATGGATEIGRINRMISEVRQVTTPLLQQIGRFGIYLSLAILVVTASFFLFGYFFRTYGIDELFMAAIGIAVAAIPEGLPAIMTIALAIGVQRMAGRNAIIRRLPSVETLGTVSVICSDKTGTLTRNEMTAQYIVTADARYDVDGVGYNPEGAIRKDGDEVTPGDEPVLLRLLQCVRACNDSTIGRDDGGNWTVIGTHTEGALVALAGKARMDDLSFRRLDTMPFESGYKYMATLNEVEGATMLFAKGAPERLLERCEVQMSDSGEEPIDRDFWGEAMESLAGQGQRIIAAAFRPMVDGTNSIGHGDLDEGLIFLGLVGIIDPPRPEAAEAVRKCRKAGITVKMITGDHALTAKAVGATLGIGDGEKVITGAELEAMDNNRLRSIVMDYDVFARTSPEHKLRLVQALQANSLLCAMTGDGINDAPALKQADIGIAMGIKGTEVTREASEMVLADDNFASIVHAVEEGRTVYDNLRKALLFILPTSGAASLVIMAAIFLGIVLPITPVQILWVNMVTTVTLALALSFEPMERKVMERPPREPDEPLLGGYFMWRIAFVSCLICGLVLLAYTMMRNGGADIAAARTIAVNGLVAGQLFYLFNCRKMYESSFTADFFNNRIAFIAAGALVVLQIAFTYLPVMNTLFGSASPAVTDWLYPVAIGIVVALVVEIEKYLYNRLRRT; this is encoded by the coding sequence ATGCCATTACCGGAGGTTGTGAAGGAGGAAGGAGAGGAAAGAAAGTGGTACGCGGAAGAGCTTGAATCTGTTCTCGAGGAGTTGGACACATCGCCTGACAGCGGTCTTTCCGGGGATGAGGCACGGTTGAGGCTGGAACGCTTCGGTGAAAACCGGCTTCCCGAGCCGTCGGAGCGGAGCGTCCTTATGCGATTCCTTGTCCAGTTTCACAATGTACTCATTTATGTTCTTATCATCGCCGCGGTCATCACGGCTCTCATAGATCACTGGATTGACACCTGGATCATCCTGGGAGTGGTTATAATCAATGCCGTTGTCGGCTTTATCCAGGAAGGGAAAGCGGAGCGGGCCCTGGAAGGCATAAAAAACATGCTTTCTCTGAAAGCGACGGTTCTTCGGGACGGGGAGCGGAGGGAAGTAGATGCCTCGGGGCTGGTTCCCGGAGATATCGTCGTCATACGGTCCGGAGACAAGGTTCCCGCCGACATGCGCGTTATCGTCGCGCGGAATCTCACAATCGATGAATCATCCCTGACGGGTGAATCGGAAGATGTCGTGAAGTCGCCCGGAAAGGTCTCCTCCGACGCCTTTCTGGGTGATCGGACAAACATGGCTTATTCCGGTACTGCCGTCACCCGGGGAAGCGCCACGGGAGTCGTGACGGCCACGGGGGGAGCCACGGAGATCGGCCGGATCAACCGCATGATCTCGGAAGTACGGCAGGTAACGACGCCTCTTCTGCAGCAGATCGGCCGTTTCGGCATCTACCTGTCTCTGGCCATTCTCGTCGTGACAGCGAGTTTTTTCCTCTTCGGCTATTTTTTCCGGACCTACGGAATCGACGAATTGTTCATGGCTGCCATCGGTATTGCCGTGGCGGCGATTCCGGAAGGGCTGCCGGCCATCATGACCATCGCCCTGGCCATCGGCGTTCAGCGAATGGCAGGCCGCAATGCCATTATACGGCGGCTCCCCTCCGTTGAAACCCTCGGAACGGTAAGCGTCATCTGTTCCGACAAGACAGGGACGCTTACCCGCAACGAAATGACGGCACAGTATATCGTTACTGCCGATGCCCGCTATGACGTGGACGGGGTGGGTTACAATCCCGAAGGCGCCATCAGGAAAGACGGGGACGAAGTTACCCCCGGGGATGAGCCCGTTCTGCTTCGTCTGCTTCAATGCGTCCGTGCCTGCAATGATTCCACGATCGGAAGGGATGATGGGGGCAACTGGACGGTCATTGGTACGCACACGGAAGGGGCCCTTGTGGCGCTGGCCGGCAAGGCGCGCATGGATGACCTGTCTTTTAGGCGTCTGGACACGATGCCCTTCGAATCGGGATACAAGTATATGGCTACGCTCAACGAGGTGGAGGGCGCCACCATGCTCTTCGCGAAAGGGGCTCCCGAGAGGCTCCTTGAACGCTGTGAAGTCCAGATGTCCGACAGCGGCGAGGAACCCATCGATCGGGATTTCTGGGGGGAGGCCATGGAATCACTGGCGGGACAGGGCCAGAGGATCATTGCCGCCGCCTTCCGTCCCATGGTGGACGGTACGAACTCAATCGGCCATGGTGATCTCGACGAGGGGCTGATCTTTCTGGGCCTTGTCGGTATTATCGATCCCCCGCGACCGGAGGCCGCGGAAGCCGTCCGGAAATGCCGGAAGGCGGGGATCACCGTGAAAATGATCACCGGTGACCATGCCCTGACGGCAAAAGCCGTCGGTGCCACTCTCGGTATCGGAGACGGGGAGAAGGTCATCACCGGTGCCGAGCTCGAGGCAATGGATAACAACCGTCTCCGGAGCATCGTCATGGACTATGACGTGTTTGCCCGGACAAGCCCGGAACACAAGCTGCGGCTGGTACAAGCGCTGCAGGCAAACTCCCTGCTCTGTGCCATGACCGGTGACGGCATCAACGACGCGCCGGCTCTGAAGCAGGCCGATATCGGTATCGCCATGGGAATAAAGGGAACGGAGGTGACCAGGGAGGCTTCAGAGATGGTTCTGGCAGATGACAACTTCGCGTCCATCGTCCATGCCGTGGAGGAAGGACGGACCGTCTACGACAATCTCCGCAAGGCCCTGCTCTTTATTCTGCCCACGAGCGGGGCGGCGTCCCTGGTTATAATGGCGGCCATCTTTCTGGGAATCGTATTGCCCATAACGCCCGTGCAGATTCTCTGGGTCAACATGGTCACCACCGTCACTCTCGCTCTGGCACTTTCCTTTGAGCCCATGGAACGAAAGGTCATGGAACGTCCTCCCCGGGAACCCGACGAGCCTCTGCTGGGCGGGTATTTCATGTGGCGTATCGCCTTTGTCTCCTGCCTCATCTGCGGTCTGGTCCTCCTGGCGTACACGATGATGCGGAATGGGGGGGCCGACATCGCTGCGGCCCGAACCATTGCAGTGAACGGCCTCGTGGCGGGCCAGTTGTTTTATCTGTTCAACTGCCGGAAAATGTACGAATCGAGTTTCACGGCGGATTTCTTCAATAACAGGATCGCCTTCATTGCCGCCGGCGCTCTCGTTGTACTCCAGATTGCTTTTACCTATCTTCCCGTGATGAACACGCTCTTCGGTTCGGCGTCGCCGGCCGTCACGGATTGGCTCTATCCTGTCGCCATCGGCATCGTCGTGGCTTTAGTGGTTGAGATTGAAAAGTACCTCTACAACAGGTTGCGGAGAACCTGA
- the selB gene encoding selenocysteine-specific translation elongation factor, with translation MRHIVLGTAGHVDHGKTSLVKALTDIDTDRLKEEKERGITIDLGFASLSLDDTTYMGIVDVPGHERFVKNMVAGAAGIDAVMLVIAADEGVMPQTREHLHICDLLNVKRGLVAVTKTDLVDDEWLSLVIDDIRSFLAESFLKDAPVIPVSSQSGAGLTDLLEALTELARHEEVRNRPDYFRLPVDRIFTMKGFGTVVTGTLMAGTVRVGDTVTVLPAGIAAKVRGLQVHNESRSVAEPGFRTAINFQGLDVDKIRRGDTIAHPSFFEPSRRMDVLLRHLPTAKRKLRHRAPVRFHIGTAEIMARLHFVDRNDLEPGAHTRCQIILEEPAVAMAGDHFVIRSYSPITTIGGGHVLDPIAGKIKRFSAAGIDDLRLLDQGSTTEKTQTILRRAGMNGISLKRLVTRTGIPTGDQQGIVEDMFARRQALLADREERRAVAWPVYEDLMKNIMAIVSAYHKKYPLKKGMAKEELRISLGAHASQKLFNKALLDLESRNLVTVDRETVAGAGHGVHLTEDLETLKEDILRRYRESGLSPPATKEILEQAGGDKKKSANLLKVLIDQGMLVKVSDDMLFESGILEKLREDYKARLLEKEVFEPADFKELTGLSRKYIIPLMEYFDKTNLTIRVSNGRVLRESQKR, from the coding sequence ATGAGACATATCGTACTGGGAACAGCGGGACATGTGGATCATGGAAAAACGTCACTTGTCAAGGCGCTGACCGACATCGACACAGACCGCCTGAAAGAGGAAAAGGAGCGGGGCATAACCATTGACCTGGGATTTGCCTCCCTCAGCCTTGACGATACCACCTACATGGGCATTGTCGATGTTCCGGGACATGAACGGTTTGTCAAAAACATGGTCGCCGGGGCGGCCGGCATCGACGCGGTCATGCTGGTCATCGCCGCCGACGAAGGGGTCATGCCCCAAACCCGGGAACATCTTCACATCTGCGATCTTCTCAATGTGAAGCGGGGGCTTGTGGCGGTGACGAAAACCGACCTCGTGGACGATGAATGGCTGTCGCTGGTCATTGACGATATCCGGTCCTTCCTGGCGGAATCGTTTTTGAAGGATGCTCCCGTTATTCCCGTCTCATCCCAATCCGGGGCGGGCCTCACGGATCTCCTTGAAGCCCTGACAGAACTTGCCCGGCATGAAGAGGTCCGGAACCGTCCCGACTATTTCAGGCTTCCCGTGGATAGAATATTCACCATGAAGGGCTTTGGAACCGTTGTTACAGGCACCCTCATGGCGGGAACAGTACGTGTCGGCGACACGGTAACGGTTCTTCCCGCGGGCATAGCCGCAAAAGTTCGGGGACTCCAGGTACACAATGAATCACGAAGCGTCGCGGAACCGGGATTCAGAACGGCCATCAACTTCCAGGGACTCGACGTGGATAAAATCCGGCGGGGTGACACCATCGCCCATCCGTCGTTCTTTGAACCTTCCCGAAGGATGGACGTCCTTCTGCGCCATCTCCCCACGGCTAAACGAAAGCTCAGACACCGGGCCCCGGTCAGGTTCCATATAGGAACCGCCGAAATCATGGCCCGCCTCCATTTTGTGGATCGGAACGACCTGGAACCGGGAGCCCACACCCGCTGCCAGATCATTCTGGAAGAACCGGCCGTCGCGATGGCGGGAGATCACTTCGTGATACGAAGCTATTCGCCGATCACGACCATCGGCGGCGGCCACGTACTCGATCCGATTGCCGGGAAGATCAAGCGTTTTTCCGCGGCGGGAATCGACGATCTGCGTCTCCTCGACCAAGGAAGCACCACTGAGAAAACGCAGACAATCCTGCGGCGGGCGGGAATGAATGGGATATCGCTTAAGCGGCTTGTCACGCGGACGGGAATCCCCACGGGGGATCAGCAGGGTATTGTCGAAGACATGTTCGCCCGCAGACAGGCGCTTCTCGCGGACAGGGAGGAGCGACGGGCCGTCGCCTGGCCTGTCTATGAAGACCTGATGAAGAACATCATGGCCATCGTTTCGGCCTATCACAAAAAGTACCCCCTGAAGAAGGGAATGGCAAAGGAAGAGCTGAGAATTTCTCTGGGTGCCCACGCATCCCAGAAACTCTTCAACAAGGCCCTCCTTGACCTGGAATCCCGAAATCTTGTGACCGTCGACAGAGAAACCGTTGCCGGGGCCGGCCACGGGGTACACCTGACTGAGGACCTTGAAACGCTGAAAGAGGACATCCTTCGGCGTTATCGTGAATCGGGGCTTTCCCCTCCGGCGACGAAGGAGATCCTCGAACAGGCCGGCGGGGACAAAAAAAAATCAGCCAACCTCCTGAAAGTACTTATCGACCAGGGAATGCTGGTAAAGGTGAGCGATGACATGCTCTTTGAAAGCGGCATCCTGGAAAAACTCCGGGAGGACTACAAGGCGCGTCTCCTGGAAAAAGAGGTTTTTGAGCCGGCGGACTTCAAAGAACTGACGGGCCTGTCGAGAAAATACATCATTCCCCTTATGGAATATTTCGATAAGACAAACCTGACCATACGTGTCAGCAACGGCCGCGTTCTGCGGGAGAGTCAAAAACGATGA
- the ftsL gene encoding cell division protein FtsL translates to MAGFADKQRGEHRFSHIVVGVVMIMLAALIYVWVQVNITKVNYAIAREMNRQEKLLEETRQLKIEVETLESPRRIEGIARETLKMRYPETSQVVILHD, encoded by the coding sequence ATGGCAGGGTTCGCCGATAAACAGCGGGGGGAACACCGGTTTTCCCATATTGTCGTCGGCGTTGTGATGATCATGCTAGCGGCCCTGATCTACGTGTGGGTTCAGGTGAACATCACGAAAGTCAACTACGCCATAGCCCGGGAAATGAACAGGCAGGAAAAGCTGCTCGAAGAAACGAGGCAGCTGAAAATAGAGGTTGAAACGCTCGAGTCGCCGAGGCGTATCGAGGGCATCGCGAGGGAGACGCTGAAAATGCGGTATCCTGAAACAAGCCAGGTGGTGATCCTCCATGACTAA
- a CDS encoding HD domain-containing protein, whose amino-acid sequence MNIEKTLFVQGIQAGDKIRGVFLVTEKNLAVSQKGNPYLSLKLRDRSGDIEARVWEDALAVSEGFKKGDLVSVQGRAVNFRDVLQLSLYECDPVTDANLNPADFSPASRHDVEGMFAELAAIMDTVENPHLGALLRRIFDNPETTHAFKHAPAAKGFHHAYIGGLLEHTLSVTRLMIAVSGHYEDLNRDLLITGCILHDIGKITELSYSTMIDYTDEGRLVGHIVLGVEMADRVIRELEGFPEHLALELRHILLSHHGLLEYGSPKRPKTREALLINFIDDLDAKMNAFETHMAGGDDDSPWTNYHRLLDRFLYRGPKPDGTP is encoded by the coding sequence TTGAACATTGAAAAAACGCTCTTCGTACAAGGCATCCAGGCCGGAGACAAGATTCGGGGAGTATTCCTGGTTACGGAAAAAAACCTTGCCGTCTCACAGAAAGGCAATCCCTATCTCAGTTTGAAACTCAGGGACAGAAGCGGTGATATCGAGGCCCGCGTCTGGGAGGACGCTCTTGCCGTCAGCGAAGGTTTCAAGAAGGGAGACCTTGTGTCCGTGCAGGGACGGGCGGTGAACTTCAGGGACGTGCTTCAACTGTCGCTCTACGAGTGCGATCCCGTCACGGACGCAAACCTGAACCCGGCTGATTTTTCGCCGGCATCACGACACGATGTGGAAGGCATGTTCGCCGAACTGGCGGCCATCATGGATACCGTGGAGAATCCCCACCTCGGGGCCCTTCTCCGACGGATTTTCGACAACCCTGAAACCACACACGCCTTCAAGCACGCTCCGGCGGCCAAAGGATTCCACCACGCCTATATCGGCGGCCTCCTGGAACACACTCTTTCGGTGACCCGACTCATGATCGCCGTTTCAGGCCACTACGAAGACCTGAACCGGGACCTCTTGATTACGGGATGCATCCTCCACGACATCGGAAAGATCACGGAACTTTCCTACAGCACCATGATCGACTATACCGATGAAGGGCGGCTCGTGGGACACATCGTTCTGGGAGTTGAAATGGCGGACCGCGTAATCCGGGAACTGGAAGGATTTCCAGAACACCTTGCCCTGGAACTCAGGCACATCCTGCTCAGCCATCACGGCCTTCTCGAATATGGTTCGCCGAAACGGCCCAAGACACGGGAGGCCCTCCTGATCAATTTTATAGATGATCTGGACGCGAAAATGAATGCCTTCGAAACACACATGGCCGGCGGCGACGATGACTCCCCCTGGACCAACTACCACCGGCTCCTGGACCGGTTCCTGTACCGGGGGCCGAAACCCGATGGTACCCCCTGA
- a CDS encoding mechanosensitive ion channel, translating into MEQMVGSIQTWVAFYGLKVVAALAILVIGRYAAQVLRIMVARILRKSNLDEMLVSFSASVTYVAILAFVIIAALGKLGVQTASFITVIGAAGLAVGLALQGSLSNFAAGFLMVVFKPFAIGDYIEAAGVAGSVSEIGIFTTVLKSPDNRKIIVPNAKLTSDNITNYSAHDKRRIDIVASVSYRDDLEKVRRVLEEVLASDARVLPEPAPIIGVLSTADGSVDFAVRPWAKTVDYWGLFFALQEEIKKRFDAEGITIPFPQQDVHLHEAR; encoded by the coding sequence ATGGAACAGATGGTCGGGAGTATTCAGACATGGGTGGCCTTCTACGGGCTGAAAGTTGTCGCCGCACTGGCAATCCTTGTGATCGGCCGCTATGCTGCGCAAGTCTTGCGAATCATGGTCGCCCGGATTTTGAGGAAGAGCAATCTCGATGAAATGCTGGTTTCTTTCTCGGCGAGTGTTACCTACGTTGCCATACTTGCCTTTGTCATCATTGCCGCCTTGGGAAAGCTGGGTGTGCAGACGGCGTCTTTCATCACCGTTATCGGTGCCGCCGGCCTTGCCGTCGGCCTGGCCCTGCAGGGTTCGCTGTCCAATTTCGCCGCAGGGTTTCTTATGGTGGTTTTCAAGCCCTTCGCGATCGGTGACTACATCGAGGCGGCGGGGGTGGCCGGATCTGTGTCGGAGATCGGTATATTCACGACGGTTCTCAAATCTCCCGACAACAGGAAGATCATTGTTCCCAACGCGAAGTTAACATCGGACAACATAACCAATTATTCGGCCCATGACAAACGTCGGATAGATATTGTCGCGTCCGTGAGCTACCGTGATGATCTCGAGAAGGTGCGGAGGGTCCTTGAAGAAGTTCTTGCCTCCGACGCCCGGGTTCTTCCGGAGCCGGCCCCGATCATCGGGGTACTGTCCACTGCCGATGGCAGCGTTGATTTTGCCGTGAGGCCCTGGGCGAAGACAGTCGACTACTGGGGTCTTTTCTTTGCCCTGCAGGAGGAGATCAAGAAGCGCTTCGACGCGGAGGGCATTACCATTCCCTTCCCGCAGCAGGATGTGCATCTTCACGAGGCTCGCTAG
- the mraZ gene encoding division/cell wall cluster transcriptional repressor MraZ — MDVEGMKSLSVFRGRHYHNIDEKGRIIFPAKLYDVFAEHYDNRLVITSWDGYLLVFPYPEWAAIEEKMFRQSLIRKEVREFQRLFMSGAVDCTFDSQRRILIPPSLRRDAGLDKEIVTAGMGRSIEIWDKGRFEAALDKTSRNVEVYSEYIADLGI, encoded by the coding sequence ATGGATGTGGAGGGAATGAAGTCCCTGTCTGTTTTCAGAGGACGACACTATCACAACATTGACGAGAAGGGGAGGATCATCTTCCCGGCGAAGCTCTATGACGTCTTCGCGGAGCACTATGACAACCGCCTGGTCATTACGAGCTGGGACGGTTACCTGCTCGTGTTTCCCTATCCCGAGTGGGCCGCCATAGAAGAAAAAATGTTCCGCCAGTCGCTTATCAGGAAAGAAGTGCGTGAATTTCAGCGACTCTTCATGTCCGGGGCGGTTGACTGCACCTTCGATTCCCAGCGACGAATCCTGATTCCTCCTTCACTGAGGCGGGATGCCGGCCTCGATAAGGAAATCGTCACGGCCGGAATGGGGCGGAGCATCGAAATATGGGACAAGGGACGCTTTGAGGCCGCCCTGGACAAGACGAGCAGAAACGTTGAGGTCTACAGCGAGTATATTGCCGACCTGGGAATATAG